Proteins encoded together in one Felis catus isolate Fca126 chromosome B3, F.catus_Fca126_mat1.0, whole genome shotgun sequence window:
- the OAZ2 gene encoding ornithine decarboxylase antizyme 2 (protein translation is dependent on polyamine-induced +1 ribosomal frameshift), translating into MINTQDSSILPLSNCPQLQCCRHIVPGPLWCSDAPHPLSKIPGGRGGGRDPSLSALIYKDEKLTVTQDLPVNDGKPHIVHFQYEVTEVKVSSWDAVLSSQSLFVEIPDGLLADGSKEGLLALLEFAEEKMKVNYVFICFRKGREDRAPLLKTFSFLGFEIVRPGHPCVPSRPDVMFMVYPLDQNLSDED; encoded by the exons TAGTATTTTGCCTTTGAGTAACTGTCCCCAGCTCCAGTGCTGCAGGCACATTGTTCCGGGGCCTCTGTGGTGCTCC GATGCCCCTCACCCACTGTCGAAGATCCCCGGTGGGCGAGGGGGCGGCAGGGATCCTTCTCTCTCAGCTCTAATATATAAG GACGAGAAGCTCACTGTGACCCAGGACCTCCCTGTGAACGATGGAAAACCTCACATTGTCCACTTCCAGTATGAGGTCACTGAGGTGAAAGTCTCTTCCTGGGATGCAGTCCTGTCCAGCCAGAGCCTGTTTGTAGAAATCCCAGATGGATTATTAGCTGATGGGAGCAAAGAAGG ATTGTTAGCACTGCTAGAGTTTGCTGAAGAGAAGATGAAAGTGAACTACGTCTTCATCTGCTTCAGGAAGGGCCGGGAAGACAGAG CTCCACTCCTGAAGACCTTCAGCTTCTTGGGCTTTGAGATTGTGCGTCCAGGCCATCCCTGTGTTCCCTCTCGGCCAGATGTGATGTTCATGGTTTACCCCCTGGACCAGAACTTGTCCGATGAGGACTAA
- the ZNF609 gene encoding zinc finger protein 609 isoform X2 has product MESPVSTPAVLPLHLLVPVVNNDISSPCEQIMVRTRSVGVNTCDVALATEPECLGPCEPGTSVNLEGIVWQETEDGMLVVNVTWRNKTYVGTLLDCTRHDWAPPRFCDSPTSDLEMRNGRGRGKRMRPNSNTPVNETATASDSKGTSSSSKTRAGANSKGRRGSQNSSEHRPPASSTSEDVKASPSSANKRKNKPLSDMELNSSSEDSKGSKRVRTNSMGSATGPLPGTKVEPTVLDRNCPSPVLIDCPHPNCNKKYKHINGLKYHQAHAHTDDDSKPEADGDSEYGEEPTLHADLGSCNGASVSQKGSLSPARSATPKVRLVEPHSPSPSSKFSTKGLCKKKLSGEGDTDLGALSNDGSDDGPSVMDETSNDAFDSLERKCMEKEKCKKPSSLKPEKIPSKSLKSARPIAPAIPPQQIYTFQTATFTAASPGSSSGLTTTVVQAMPNSPQLKPIQPKPTVMGEPFTVNPALTPAKDKKKKDKKKKESSKELESPLTPGKVCRAEEGKSPFRDSSGDGMKMEGLLNGSSDPHQSRLASIKAEADKIYSFTDNAPSPSIGGSSRIDSTTPTQPLTPLHVVTQNGAEANSVKTNSPAYSDISDAGEDGEGKVDSVKSKDPEQLVKEGAKKTLFPPQPQSKDSPYYQGFESYYSPSYAQSSPGALNPSSQAGVESQALKTKKDEEPESIEGKVKNDVCDDKKPELSSSSQQPSVIQQRPNMYMQSLYYNQYAYVPPYGYSDQSYHTHLLSTNTAYRQQYEEQQKRQSLEQQQRGLDKKVELGLKEREAALKEEWKQKPSIPPTLTKAPSLTDLVKSGPGKAKEPGADPAKSVIIPKLDDSSKLPNQAPEGLKVKLSEASHLGKEASEAKTGTECGRQAEVDPILWYRQEAEPRMWTYVYPAKYSDIKSEDERWKEERDRKLKEERNRSKDSAPKEDGKESTSSDCKLPTSEESRLGSKEPRPSVHVPVSSPLTQHQSYIPYMHGYSYSQSYDPNHPSYRGMPAVMMQNYPGSYLPSSYSFSPYGSKVSGGEDADKARASPSVSCKSSSESKALDILQQHASHYKSKSPTISDKTSQERDRGGCGVVGGGGSCSSVGGAGGGERSVDRPRTSPSQRLMSTHHHHHHLGYSLLPAQYNLPYAAGLSSTAIVASQQGSTPSLYPPPRR; this is encoded by the exons GGATGTTGGTGGTAAATGTAACATGGAGGAACAAGACCTATGTAGGCACACTTCTTGACTGCACGCGGCACGATTGGGCACCCCCCAG GTTCTGTGACTCCCCCACCAGTGACTTGGAAATGCGCAACGGCCGGGGTAGAGGCAAACGCATGCGTCCCAACAGTAACACACCTGTCAATGAGACAGCCACTGCCTCTGACAGCAAagggaccagcagcagcagcaaaaccCGAGCAGGAGCCAATAGCAAAGGCCGTCGGGGCAGCCAAAATTCTTCAGAGCATCGCCCACCTGCCAGTAGCACCTCTGAGGATGTCAAGGCCAGCCCTTCCTCAGCTAATAAGCGGAAAAACAAACCGCTTTCAGACATGGAGCTGAATTCCAGCTCAGAGGACTCCAAAGGGAGCAAGCGTGTCCGTACGAATTCCATGGGCTCAGCCACTGGTCCCCTCCCTGGGACCAAGGTTGAACCCACTGTTCTAGACAGAAATTGTCCCTCCCCAGTCCTGATTGACTGTCCCCACCCAAACTGCAACAAAAAGTATAAGCACATCAATGGACTTAAGTACCACCAAGCTCATGCCCACACAGACGATGACAGCAAGCCGGAAGCAGATGGAGACAGTGAATATGGAGAGGAGCCCACCCTCCATGCAGACCTTGGGAGCTGCAATGGTGCATCCGTCTCACAAAAAGGTTCCTTGTCCCCTGCCCGTTCAGCTACCCCCAAAGTTCGGCTCGTAGAGCCCCACAGCCCTTCTCCTTCAAGCAAATTCAGCACAAAAGGCCTCTGTAAGAAAAAGCTTAGTGGGGAAGGGGACACAGACCTTGGGGCCTTATCTAATGATGGCTCTGATGATGGACCCTCAGTAATGGATGAAACAAGCAATGATGCCTTTGATTCTTTAGAAAGGAAGtgtatggaaaaagaaaaatgtaaaaaacccTCTAGTTTGAAGCCTGAAAAGATTCCTTCCAAAAGCTTAAAGTCAGCGCGGCCTATTGCCCCTGCCATCCCTCCACAGCAAATCTACACCTTCCAGACAGCCACCTTCACAGCAGCAAGCCCAGGCTCCTCCTCAGGCTTGACCACCACAGTGGTCCAAGCCATGCCCAACAGCCCCCAACTCAAGCCTATTCAGCCCAAGCCCACTGTGATGGGAGAACCTTTCACAGTCAATCCTGCCTTGACCCCAGccaaggacaagaaaaagaaagacaaaaaaaagaaggagTCCTCAAAGGAACTCGAAAGTCCTCTGACCCCTGGGAAGGTGTGTCGAGCAGAAGAAGGCAAAAGCCCGTTCAGGGACTCCTCGGGAGATGGGATGAAAATGGAGGGGCTCCTGAATGGCTCATCAGACCCCCACCAGAGCCGACTGGCTAGCATCAAGGCAGAAGCTGACAAGATCTACAGCTTCACGGACAATGCCCCCAGCCCTTCAATTGGAGGCAGTAGCCGCATAGACAGCACTACTCCTACCCAGCCCCTGACTCCCTTACATGTAGTGACCCAGAACGGAGCCGAAGCCAACTCGGTCAAAACCAACAGCCCTGCATACTCCGACATATCTgatgctggggaggatggggagggcaaAGTGGACAGCGTCAAATCAAAGGACCCTGAACAGTTGGTTAAGGAAGGGGCTAAGAAAACTCTTTTTCCCCCTCAACCACAGAGCAAAGACTCGCCATATTATCAAGGCTTTGAGAGTTACTACTCTCCGAGTTACGCACAGTCTAGCCCAGGGGCTCTGAACCCCAGCAGCCAGGCAGGAGTGGAGAGCCAAGCTCTGAAGACAAAAAAGGATGAGGAGCCTGAGAGCATAGAGGGGAAAGTGAAGAACGATGTCTGTGACGACAAGAAACCAGAGCTGAGCAGTTCCAGTCAGCAGCCTTCCGTCATCCAGCAGCGTCCCAACATGTACATGCAGTCTCTGTACTACAACCAGTATGCCTACGTGCCCCCGTATGGCTACAGCGACCAGAGTTACCACACCCACCTCCTGAGCACTAACACAGCCTACCGGCAACAATATGAGGAACAGCAGAAACGGCAGAGCTTGGAGCAGCAGCAGCGGGGACTGGACAAGAAGGTGGAGTTGGGCCTAAAGGAGCGGGAGGCGGCACTCAAGGAAGAATGGAAGCAAAAGCCGTCGATTCCCCCAACTCTCACCAAGGCCCCCAGCCTGACAGACCTGGTCAAGTCAGGACCCGGGAAGGCCAAGGAGCCAGGGGCTGACCCTGCCAAATCAGTCATTATTCCCAAGTTAGACGACTCCTCCAAACTGCCCAACCAGGCCCCGGAAGGACTTAAAGTGAAGCTGAGTGAGGCCAGCCACCTAGGCAAGGAGGCCTCTGAGGCTAAGACAGGCACTGAGTGTGGCCGACAGGCAGAGGTGGATCCAATACTCTGGTACCGACAG GAAGCAGAGCCCCGGATGTGGACGTATGTCTATCCTGCCAAGTACTCGGACATCAAGTCAGAGGATGAGCGGTGGAAAGAGGAGCGGGACCGCaaattgaaggaagaaaggaatcgGAGTAAGGACTCTGCCCCCAAGGAGGATGGGAAGGAAAGCACAAGTAGTGACTGCAAGCTGCCCACGTCTGAGGAATCCCGCCTCGGGAGCAAGGAGCCCCGGCCAAGTGTCCATGTGCCTGTGTCCTCCCCCCTCACCCAGCACCAGTCCTACATCCCTTACATGCACGGCTACTCCTATAGCCAGTCCTATGACCCCAACCACCCCAGCTACAGGGGCATGCCTGCTGTGATGATGCAGAACTACCCAG gTTCCTACCTACCTTCCAGCTACTCTTTCTCCCCATATGGCAGCAAAGTCTCAGGGGGTGAAGATGCTGACAAGGCACGAGCCAGCCCCAGTGTCAGTTGTAAATCCAGCTCAGAGTCCAAAGCCCTGGACATCTTGCAGCAGCACGCCAGTCACTACAAGAGCAAGTCTCCCACG ataagtGATAAAACGTCTCAGGAGAGAGATCGGGGAGGCTGTGGGGTGGTTGGGGGTGGTGGCAGCTGTAGCAGCGTCgggggagcaggtgggggtgAAAGAAGTGTAGACCGGCCCCGCACCTCCCCTTCTCAGCGCCTGATGTCcacacatcaccaccaccaccatttggGGTACTCGTTGCTCCCAGCACAGTACAACTTACCCTATGCAGCAG GGCTTTCTTCTACAGCCATTGTTGCCAGCCAGCAAGGCTCCACTCCCTCACTCTACCCACCCCCGCGGAGGTGA